From the genome of Branchiostoma lanceolatum isolate klBraLanc5 chromosome 11, klBraLanc5.hap2, whole genome shotgun sequence:
tCACTGTTGCACTTTTAGGCTCACTTTCGGAGGAGCTGCGTCGGATTCTCCGAACGTCACAGCGCCAAAGGAATCCGTCAGCTCCGTAGAAACAGCGCCCAGCGATAAGGAACTGACTGGTAGAGTAACAGAAGCCGTCGTTTCTGAGAAGCCAGCCAAGAAGGCGAAACGGAGAAGCCAACGGCAGTCAAAGGCAGCAGCAAAGGCGGCAGAAACtacagaggaagaagaaactgTGGAGAAAGAGGTTGGGGAGACACAACAACAGAGGAAAGTTCTGACTGAAGAGATAGAGACCAGTCGCAGAGACAGGGATGGTCCAGTGAAGACAGTACAGCAAGAAGATGCTTCAACAGATGAAGCCAAGAAGAAGCCGACAGATCGTACGGAAACAGTCCCGAAGAAGGTGACCCAGAAGGCAAGAGGGGCCAGGAAGCAGGCCGTAGTCGTCGAGATGATCGACTCAGACGAAGATGGTGACGAGCTTCTCTGTATGACACGATTCAGAGTAAACCTAACCAGCCGACAGAACACTAGCACAGAGAGCCAAGCCACGAAAGAGCCAAGTGCGGTCGGAAAAAGGAGCAAAAGTACCAGTCAGCAACCTTCAAAGAAGGCGAAAGGAGACAGCCAAAATAACCAGACAGCTAAAACCAAGAAAGAAGAACGGCcgagaaaaagaaagaagaacaaaggCATGGATTCGGAAACTCAGCCTGAAATGACGAATGGCGCAACGTCGCAGAGCCCAGAAAAGAGACGAAAACAATCAAGGATCGAGTCTCAAGACGAGTCTCAAGGATCGAGAGTGGACACAACTGTGGATGAGACACACGAGGAAGGAACAAGTGAAGAAGTACAGCCAGAGGCTGCCGCTGCTGACTTAAATGACAGTTTCAACAGTGGTCCTCAAGAACTGGTACTGCCCTCCGATAGGGAAGAGGCTGAAGATGAAGAGATTCCCATCCAGCCCTCCCCGAAACTGTTCAGCAAGAAGAGGTCTGGAAAGAGGAGAGGGCGTTCGAAGAAAGATTTATCTTCCCAGTTCACAGACGACAGCAGTGAGGTTAGTATTTACTGTGTTtgtagcatgaaagttcatctgtattgGTACATAATGACATTATGGAAAGGATAAACTTTTCATAACCAACACTGAGATACGTCCCAATTAGTTCAGTGTTGGTTATTTTAAGTGTAGCCTTTCCataattaccatgtttattTCCTGTAATATGTGTTTGTACTTCTCTGTCATAGTGACTTAGAATTCAGGAGTATGTCGTGGCATTTCTTTCCCAGTCATCAGTTGAAAATTATATTCCTTGCAGTTTTTCATGTTTATGGCCTTCTTCAAACATCTCCTAACTCACTTGTTCACCATCTACTCTTTCTTATTTACAGATTCAGAACTCAACTGCAGAAAGTGTGCAAGAAAGCACACAACCGAAGAGAGGGAAAGCTACAAAGGCCAAGGAAAGACCTACGGTTTCTAAGAGGCCAGGAAAGCAAAGACGGGCAGCCAGTCCTTTGGACAACAGCTACGACAACAGTCCTACAGTTGAGGAGGATGTTCCTGTCTCAGATCTCAGTTCTCAACTTGCACAAGAAAGCACACAACCGAAGAGAGGGAAGGCTACAAAGGCCAAGGAAAGACCTACGGTTCCTAAGAGGCCAGGAAAGCAAAGACGGGCAGCCAGTCCTTTGGGAAACAGCTACGACAACAGTCCTACTGTTGAGGAGGATGTTCCTGTCTCAGATCTCAGTTCTCAACCTGCACAGGAGAGCTCGGCAAGCGATGGCGCTGTGCGAAAGAAGAGAGGGCGTCCGAGGAAACAACGTCCGACTGCCCAGTCTTCTAACGAAAGTAGTGAGGTCagtttttactgtttgtttCTATCAATATAGAACATACTGTAGGACTGCCCCGCTATACTAGCTAGCAGGGTGTTAGGGCGTCTTGTGGACGCCCTACaccaagaaaacaaggaaattagacTCCCTCATTTTGCAGGGGACGCCCAAAGaactgtttccctggtaatacacatgtacatgtttccccTTCACGCATactgccactgttgttttttcctcataccagacaagaaattgtaaattgattgacatacaAGGCTACCAGGTagttgttaatccatagagcccattggggaacTCTGGGCCCCCTGTCTATAATTCCTAGCTAAAATCCTGAGGACCGTGCTTAGACAGTCAAGTCAATGAGTACTGTGGGGATGCAACATTGGCAGTCATAGGACTAgctactttttaaaaagtgttttgttatcttgtgCAAATTTTAAACTTATTTTCATGCCCTCCTTCAATCCTGATTCATCATATGTGCTTTGTTATTTGCTTTCCTAACTCCTCTGTTCACCCATTTGTATATTTAGATCCAGTCAGAATCAAACCTGTCAGCAAGACTTGAAGAAAACACAGAGCCGAAGAAGAAAAGAGCCAAGAAAAGTGCAAAGAGGCCAGGAAGGCAAAGAAGGGCAGCCAGTTCTACAGACAACAGTTATGACACCAGTCTGTCAAACAATGATCTCCCTATATCAGGTATGCTAACAATGTCCATTTGACTCTGCTAGACAATAcgttttggtaaaaaaaaattgtgttgtaCTTTTATTGTCattgttaggccatgttgatttgattaggctgcaccaagtaatttttatggatgacgtcctttggagaccctaaatctaatgcgagagcgcgaaaaaaaaacaagaagggccgaaaaaaacaagatg
Proteins encoded in this window:
- the LOC136444425 gene encoding centromere protein C-like isoform X2, which encodes MQKSAKVLDIRPRRMSSFSPIKPDSDLSRASISPDVSPAENAAPVDDPDPVAAKSASAENPSAKDASSVENPDPGVNSAPEGSPTPDVSSTSVDGNTLTASPDPVENSAASPTPPHSALSSAPEGSPSSAASATSVDGPTSTANSAPVQEDSSTPARSALSSAQSDASRAATEASPSQDEDHVVMSQSAVMSQSADMSTMNFTADESGSISKISSQNPNTVVKPVAALKKRLTFGGAASDSPNVTAPKESVSSVETAPSDKELTGRVTEAVVSEKPAKKAKRRSQRQSKAAAKAAETTEEEETVEKEVGETQQQRKVLTEEIETSRRDRDGPVKTVQQEDASTDEAKKKPTDRTETVPKKVTQKARGARKQAVVVEMIDSDEDGDELLCMTRFRVNLTSRQNTSTESQATKEPSAVGKRSKSTSQQPSKKAKGDSQNNQTAKTKKEERPRKRKKNKGMDSETQPEMTNGATSQSPEKRRKQSRIESQDESQGSRVDTTVDETHEEGTSEEVQPEAAAADLNDSFNSGPQELVLPSDREEAEDEEIPIQPSPKLFSKKRSGKRRGRSKKDLSSQFTDDSSEIQNSTAESVQESTQPKRGKATKAKERPTVSKRPGKQRRAASPLDNSYDNSPTVEEDVPVSDLSSQLAQESTQPKRGKATKAKERPTVPKRPGKQRRAASPLGNSYDNSPTVEEDVPVSDLSSQPAQESSASDGAVRKKRGRPRKQRPTAQSSNESSEIQSESNLSARLEENTEPKKKRAKKSAKRPGRQRRAASSTDNSYDTSLSNNDLPISATPSRSILKGGKNYTPRSSSSSLPRASVTSPKHYANVTQSKSGAKEGPAAGGRQLRIISPNKNQTPGVRRSRRNRVGPVKWWEHERVVYERRNSGRVMVDVKKPVVTDCVRRPTKRQIAKVQGKPRKGGSKTKQPLQQETIPNVSAHMDVPRDWEEVENPMIPVVNPATREEILIDCVKTSSMFDFRGPQGRPATEEDGIKVCKALRQPQFGLGQILLEPHQEKGTQFVRNDTLAYVVMTGKLAVTIHRSTVMLQSGDMFLIPAGNTYNIKNLRNDRARLCFCQIKPTEQ